The proteins below come from a single Lodderomyces elongisporus chromosome 3, complete sequence genomic window:
- the ADE3 gene encoding tetrahydrofolate synthase, giving the protein MVAQIIDGKNIALELRHKIHDEIAQLQLKHADFKPHLTIIQVGARQDSSTYVKMKLKAAEEASIECNIINLPEETTEFELLSQVAKLNSSLDVDGILVQLPLPSHIDETKVTNAVLADKDVDGFGPFNVGELAKKGGEPTFLPCTPKGIMHMLKVSGVDVEGKNAVVLGRSDIVGKPIANLLTKANANVTICHSRTSIDQVKKYLAEADIVVAAIGRPEFVKGDWLKPGAVVIDVGTNFIPDSTKKSGQRMVGDVEFESAKEKAELITPVPGGVGPMTVACLLENVIIAAKNHYKANNETPKFTNPLKLNLQKPVPSDFEISRAQQPKRITQVAEEAGILDSELEPFGFYKAKVSLDILKRLNNKNNGKYVLVTGITPTPLGEGKSTTTVGLAQALGAHLNKNVFANVRQPSMGPTFGIKGGAAGGGYSQVIPMDEFNMHVTGDIHAITMANNLLAAAIDTRMFHESTQKDGPLYKRLVPEKKGKRAFTRSMLKRLEKLGINKTDPNELTPEEITAFARLDIDPESITWRRVVDCNDRFLRGITVGQAPTEKGFTRATGFDITVASECMAILALANSLEDMRERLGKMVIGSSKAGVPVTCEDIGCAGALTALLKDAIKPNIMQTLEGTPVFVHAGPFANISIGASSILADKMALKLAGTSADLTPEERKEQEGYVVTEAGFDFTMGGERFINIKCRSSGLVPDVIVIVATVRALKVHGGGPEVKAGAPLAPEYTQENVELLRSGCSNLAKHIANAKSYGLPVVVAINKMSSDTDKEHQVIKEEALKAGAADAIVSNHWEEGGKGAVDLANGVIEAANRTDKNFNFLYGLEPSVEDKIATIAKEMYGAGEVEFLPEAQKKIDLYTKQGFGKLPICIAKTQYSLSHDAALKGVPTGFKFPIRDVRASIGAGYLYALAAEIQTIPGLPTHCGFMNVEVNEDGEIDGLF; this is encoded by the coding sequence atgGTTGCACAGATTATTGATGGTAAGAACATAGCTTTGGAGCTTCGTCACAAGATCCACGATGAAATCGCTCAACTTCAGCTCAAACATGCCGATTTCAAACCACATTTGACCATTATTCAAGTTGGTGCAAGACAAGACTCCTCGACCTACGTCAAAATGAAGTTGAAGGCAGCCGAGGAAGCCAGCATCGAATGCAATATCATCAACTTACCAGAAGAAACCACTGAGTTTGAGTTGTTGAGTCAAGTAGCCAAATTGAACAGCTCTTTGGATGTTGACGGTATCTTGGTCCAATTGCCATTGCCCAGCCACATTGACGAAACAAAGGTCACCAATGCTGTGTTGGCTGACAAAGACGTTGATGGATTTGGACCATTCAATGTTGGCGAATTGGCTAAAAAGGGTGGTGAACCAACATTCTTGCCATGTACACCAAAGGGAATCATGCACATGTTGAAAGTTTCgggtgttgatgttgaggGTAAAAATGCCGTTGTTTTGGGAAGATCCGATATTGTTGGAAAGCCAATTGCCAACTTGTTAACCAAGGCTAATGCCAATGTCACTATTTGCCACTCTAGAACTTCAATTGACCAAGTCAAAAAGTACCTCGCTGAAGCCGACATTGTTGTCGCAGCGATTGGCCGACCAGAATTCGTCAAGGGCGATTGGTTGAAACCAGGTGCAGTGGTTATTGATGTTGGTACAAACTTTATCCCTGACTCAACAAAGAAATCTGGCCAAAGAATGGTGGGTGACGTAGAGTTTGAATCGGCAAAGGAAAAAGCCGAATTAATCACTCCAGTGCCAGGTGGCGTGGGTCCAATGACTGTAGCATgtcttttggaaaatgtCATTATTGCTGCAAAAAACCACTACAAGGCCAACAATGAAACACCAAAATTCACCAACCCTTTAAAATTGAACTTGCAAAAACCTGTTCCTTCAGACTTTGAAATCTCTCGTGCACAACAACCAAAGCGTATAACCCAAGTTGCCGAAGAAGCCGGCATCTTGGACTCTGAGTTGGAGCCATTTGGCTTTTACAAAGCAAAAGTCTCATTGGATATTTTGAAACGTTTGAACAACAAGAATAACGGTAAATACGTCTTGGTTACTGGTATCACACCTACACCTTTGGGTGAAGGTAAATCAACTACAACTGTTGGTTTGGCACAAGCTCTTGGTGCCCACTTGAACAAAAACGTTTTTGCCAATGTTAGACAACCATCAATGGGTCCAACATTTGGTATCAAAGGTGgtgctgctggtggtggttaCTCACAAGTCATTCCTATGGATGAGTTCAACATGCATGTCACTGGTGATATCCACGCCATTACAATGGCCAACAATTTGTTAGCTGCTGCTATCGACACAAGAATGTTCCATGAGTCTACACAAAAAGATGGTCCATTGTACAAGAGATTGGTACCTGAAAAGAAGGGTAAGAGGGCATTTACCAGATCAATGCTCAAGAGATTGGAAAAATTGGGAATCAACAAGACTGATCCTAATGAATTGACACCAGAAGAGATTACTGCGTTTGCAAGATTGGATATCGACCCAGAATCAATTACTTGGAGAAGAGTTGTTGATTGTAATGATAGATTCTTGAGAGGTATCACTGTGGGTCAAGCACCAACCGAAAAGGGATTTACTAGAGCTACAGGTTTCGATATTACTGTTGCTTCAGAATGTATGGCTATCTTGGCATTGGCCAACTCATTGGAAGATATGAGAGAGAGATTGGGTAAGATGGTTATTGGATCATCAAAAGCTGGTGTTCCAGTTACTTGTGAAGATATCGGATGTGCCGGTGCATTGACTGCATTGTTGAAGGATGCCATCAAGCCAAACATTATGCAAACATTGGAAGGAACTCCAGTATTTGTTCATGCTGGTCCTTTTGCAAACATCTCCATTGGTGCCTCTTCGATATTGGCAGACAAAATGGCTTTGAAATTAGCTGGTACTTCTGCTGACTTGACTCctgaagaaagaaaagagcaaGAAGGTTATGTTGTTACCGAAGCTGGATTCGACTTTACAATGGGTGGTGAAAGATTTATCAACATCAAATGTAGATCAAGTGGATTGGTACCCgatgttattgttattgtggCTACTGTGCGTGCATTGAAAGTTCACGGTGGTGGTCCCGAAGTCAAGGCAGGTGCTCCATTGGCTCCAGAATATACACAGGAAAATGTGGAATTGTTGAGAAGTGGTTGTTCTAACTTGGCCAAGCACATTGCCAATGCCAAATCGTATGGCTTGCCAGTTGTTGTGGCCATCAACAAGATGTCTTCTGACACTGATAAGGAGCATCAAGTTATTAAAGAGGAGGCATTGAAAGCTGGAGCTGCTGATGCCATCGTTTCAAACCACTGGGAAGAAGGTGGTAAGGGTGCTGTTGACTTGGCCAATGGTGTTATTGAGGCTGCTAACAGAACAGATAAGAACTTTAATTTCCTTTATGGTCTCGAACCTTCTGTTGAGGACAAGATTGCCACCATTGCTAAAGAGATGTATGGTGCCGGTGAGGTTGAATTCTTACCAGAAGCTCAAAAGAAGATTGACTTGTACACCAAGCAAGGTTTTGGTAAATTGCCAATCTGTATTGCAAAGACACAATACTCATTGTCCCATGATGCTGCGTTGAAAGGTGTTCCTACAGGATTCAAATTCCCAATCAGGGATGTTAGAGCCTCGATTGGTGCTGGATACTTGTACGCTTTGGCTGCTGAGATTCAAACCATTCCAGGTTTACCAACTCATTGTGGTTTCATGAATGTGGAAGTCAATGAGGATGGTGAAATTGATGGTCTTTTCTAG